Part of the Virgibacillus necropolis genome, CCTCCTTGATTCGTTGTAACTCCGTTTCATATTGATCCGATTGATCGGCGAAGGCTTGTAGCTTGCGTGCTTATTCGTCGGTTAATTCCGGCGTATTTAATAGTTCGTACATTTCGTCGTACTCTATGCCGCGACGTTGCGCTAATCGGAATATTACTTGTTTCGTAGAATACTCGTCGCATTTATCCGCTAGAAACTCCATGATCGGCCGGTTACCCTTGCTAGCGTTGCAACCACCGCAGCACGGAAGTAAGTTTTTATACTCGTTGGTGCCTCCTTGTGCGAACGTAATTACATGATCGATAGTAACCGTGCTCGGATCGAGTTCCTTCCGGCAGTATATACATTCATCGTCACTAGATTGGATCATCGCTATATGGTAGCTTTGCAAGTCGTCGGCTATCGTTATGCCTAGCTTAGACTCGACCTGTCGGCGCTTACTTTGCGCTCGATGTAACGCTTGATCCGCTCGTCGTTTAGGCGTTGCGTTGTACTCCGCTAGTCTATCGGCGTTGTCTTTGCGGTATTGGTGGTCATAATTGTTCTGACACTCACGACAATACGACCGATAACCATCTTTGTTTTTGGAGTGCTTGTTAAACGCGTCCAATGGCTTAACCTCGTTACATTTTGTACATTTCTTTGTTTGATTTTCCATAATTCATCCCGTCCCTTAATTTATTTTTATTTTAGTCCGATTTCATACTGCAATTGATTCATAGCCTCGCGTATTTCCCTACTGACATACGTTTGGCCATTTGCCTCTAGCATTGCAAGTGCGATTAAATATAGCGCTAATGTTTTCCCGTCCATTCCGTCACCTCCCAAAAGATTTAATCCTTGACATTTCGCCAAAGTTGACTTATTCTTATATTGAGTAAGTTTAAACTTTTACATATACAGACATTAAAAAATAAAAACCCTACGTGATTTCCTCCTCCAAGTCGATGATTTCCGTTGATACTTTAAAGTGTTTCAGTATCTTAATCTTAGTCTTGTGCGATAACTCTAATTCGCCGTTTTCAACCTTCGATATTAATTGTTGCGACAATCCTACTTGCTTCGAAAATTCGGCTTGACTTAATCCGTGATACAACCGAATAACTCGTACAGTTTTTCCGCTCATAACCCTGGCTCCCTTCTTACTAAAA contains:
- a CDS encoding HNH endonuclease; this encodes MENQTKKCTKCNEVKPLDAFNKHSKNKDGYRSYCRECQNNYDHQYRKDNADRLAEYNATPKRRADQALHRAQSKRRQVESKLGITIADDLQSYHIAMIQSSDDECIYCRKELDPSTVTIDHVITFAQGGTNEYKNLLPCCGGCNASKGNRPIMEFLADKCDEYSTKQVIFRLAQRRGIEYDEMYELLNTPELTDE
- a CDS encoding helix-turn-helix transcriptional regulator gives rise to the protein MSGKTVRVIRLYHGLSQAEFSKQVGLSQQLISKVENGELELSHKTKIKILKHFKVSTEIIDLEEEIT